A part of Tachysurus vachellii isolate PV-2020 chromosome 4, HZAU_Pvac_v1, whole genome shotgun sequence genomic DNA contains:
- the patz1 gene encoding POZ (BTB) and AT hook-containing zinc finger 1 isoform X2: MEGGMERTEQPWSSSYTYQVSKHSAEMLHNLNSQRKDGGRFCDVILRVGEESFPAHKAVLAACSEYFESVFSCQGEGEGKELEMHTISPKVFRDILDFAYTSKIVVRLECFPELMTAAKFLLMRSVIEICQEVIKQSNVQILVPPSRGGDLSFLSNAMHADVPNGAVFTNRNILDNDNTSAPPPLSSSSSSHPVGLPVSTSAFTTNPVNGEASPTSKRARGRPKKEDPPAPGVYNSGTTDDNEGPFSAGICGKMLSENDVQLRNHQQAQHGSVGAGGELVSVDTTVTAPQTQNCVQTDGSRKRERTRRHVGCDLCGKVFRDVYHLNRHKLSHSGEKPYACPVCGLRFKRKDRMSYHVRSHDGAVGKPYVCQNCGKGFSRPDHLNGHIKQVHTTERPHKCQICNASFATRDRLRSHLACHEDKIPCQVCGKFLRAAYMTDHLKKHSEGPHNYCSICNKDGQENAGKCPHQDSEGSDAAFGDLSNGTELKLEQKAEDKELEVTSLIFNGDTDGTATTPCGSKQKTDMEKKFACDQCGQTFRTKSYLNKHQHRVHKKPSGTVSSLGDLGSPFSPQQNMSLLESFGFQIVQSAFASSLVDTEVGSNAVGLGDK, encoded by the exons ATGGAAGGCGGCATGGAGAGAACCGAACAGCCGTGGAGTTCTTCCTATACGTACCAGGTGAGCAAGCACAGCGCCGAGATGCTACACAACCTCAACAGCCAGAGAAAAGATGGAGGCAGATTCTGCGACGTGATCCTACGCGTCGGAGAGGAAAGCTTCCCGGCGCACAAGGCGGTGCTGGCGGCGTGCAGCGAGTACTTCGAGTCGGTGTTCAGCTGTCAAGGCGAGGGCGAGGGCAAAGAGCTCGAGATGCACACCATCAGCCCTAAAGTTTTCCGAGACATCCTGGACTTCGCGTACACGTCGAAGATCGTGGTGCGCTTGGAGTGTTTCCCTGAGCTCATGACGGCCGCCAAGTTCCTGCTCATGCGCTCTGTCATTGAAATCTGCCAGGAGGTGATTAAACAGTCCAACGTGCAGATTCTGGTGCCGCCGTCCCGCGGTGGAGACCTCAGCTTCCTGTCAAACGCCATGCACGCTGACGTGCCAAACGGCGCTGTGTTTACTAACAGGAACATCCTCGATAATGACAATACAAGCGCTCCGCCACCtctgagcagcagcagcagctcccaCCCAGTCGGCCTCCCTGTGTCCACTTCAGCCTTCACCACAAACCCGGTAAACGGCGAGGCCTCTCCAACCTCCAAGCGTGCCAGAGGACGGCCCAAGAAAGAAGATCCGCCAGCGCCCGGCGTGTACAATAGCGGTACGACTGACGACAATGAAGGTCCTTTTTCTGCTGGCATTTGTGGTAAAATGTTGAGCGAAAATGATGTGCAGCTGAGAAACCACCAGCAGGCCCAGCATGGGTCCGTGGGCGCAGGTGGAGAGTTAGTGTCCGTGGACACCACTGTAACGGCTCCACAGACTCAGAATTGCGTGCAGACGGACGGGAGCCGCAAACGGGAGAGGACGAGACGACATGTGGGCTGTGACCTGTGCGGGAAGGTGTTTAGAGACGTGTATCACCTCAATCGACACAAGTTGTCTCACTCCGGGGAGAAGCCGTACGCGTGTCCTGTGTGCGGCCTGCGGTTCAAGCGCAAGGACAGAATGTCTTACCATGTGCGCTCTCACGATGGAGCCGTGGGCAAACCGTACGTGTGCCAGAACTGCGGAAAAGGCTTCTCCAG GCCAGACCACCTTAATGGACACATCAAGCAAGTGCACACTACAGAGAGACCTCATAAATGTcag ATTTGTAATGCGTCATTTGCAACACGAGACCGGTTGAGGTCTCACCTGGCCTGCCACGAGGATAAAATCCCATGCCAAGTGTGCGGCAAGTTTTTAAGGGCTGCTTATATGACAGACCACCTGAAAAAACACAGCGAAGGACCTCACAACTACTGCAGCATATGCAATAAAG ACGGGCAGGAAAATGCTGGGAAATGCCCCCATCAGGATTCTGAAGGTTCAGATGCTGCATTTGGGGACCTTTCTAATGGAACAGAGCTCAAATTGGAGCAGAAGGCTGAAGACAAGGAGCTTGAGGTGACCTCGTTGATCTTCAACGGTGATACCGATGGCACAGCAACCACACCTTGCGGCTCCAAACAGAAGACAGATATGGAGAAGAAGTTTGCTTGTGACCAATGTGGCCAGACTTTCCGCACTAAATCCTACCTCAACAAGCACCAGCACCGGGTGCACAAGAAGCCCAGCGGTACAGTATCCAGTCTCGGAGATCTGGGTTCTCCGTTCTCCCCACAGCAGAATATGTCGCTGCTTGAGTCATTTGGTTTCCAGATTGTCCAGTCAGCTTTTGCCTCATCACTTGTGGACACTGAGGTAGGGAGCAATGCTGTAGGCTTAGGGGACAAGTGA
- the patz1 gene encoding POZ (BTB) and AT hook-containing zinc finger 1 isoform X1, whose amino-acid sequence MEGGMERTEQPWSSSYTYQVSKHSAEMLHNLNSQRKDGGRFCDVILRVGEESFPAHKAVLAACSEYFESVFSCQGEGEGKELEMHTISPKVFRDILDFAYTSKIVVRLECFPELMTAAKFLLMRSVIEICQEVIKQSNVQILVPPSRGGDLSFLSNAMHADVPNGAVFTNRNILDNDNTSAPPPLSSSSSSHPVGLPVSTSAFTTNPVNGEASPTSKRARGRPKKEDPPAPGVYNSGTTDDNEGPFSAGICGKMLSENDVQLRNHQQAQHGSVGAGGELVSVDTTVTAPQTQNCVQTDGSRKRERTRRHVGCDLCGKVFRDVYHLNRHKLSHSGEKPYACPVCGLRFKRKDRMSYHVRSHDGAVGKPYVCQNCGKGFSRPDHLNGHIKQVHTTERPHKCQICNASFATRDRLRSHLACHEDKIPCQVCGKFLRAAYMTDHLKKHSEGPHNYCSICNKGFSTASYLKVHVKTHHGSSMLPSSAAHQFLEPRDNGPQMHNGAPYHLGRQCAVEDLCTSRRILMPFPEAEGCFRGFSGPAILAQPGHPALGVQPELWERHCGGVPGLPLHAPLADGQENAGKCPHQDSEGSDAAFGDLSNGTELKLEQKAEDKELEVTSLIFNGDTDGTATTPCGSKQKTDMEKKFACDQCGQTFRTKSYLNKHQHRVHKKPSGTVSSLGDLGSPFSPQQNMSLLESFGFQIVQSAFASSLVDTEVGSNAVGLGDK is encoded by the exons ATGGAAGGCGGCATGGAGAGAACCGAACAGCCGTGGAGTTCTTCCTATACGTACCAGGTGAGCAAGCACAGCGCCGAGATGCTACACAACCTCAACAGCCAGAGAAAAGATGGAGGCAGATTCTGCGACGTGATCCTACGCGTCGGAGAGGAAAGCTTCCCGGCGCACAAGGCGGTGCTGGCGGCGTGCAGCGAGTACTTCGAGTCGGTGTTCAGCTGTCAAGGCGAGGGCGAGGGCAAAGAGCTCGAGATGCACACCATCAGCCCTAAAGTTTTCCGAGACATCCTGGACTTCGCGTACACGTCGAAGATCGTGGTGCGCTTGGAGTGTTTCCCTGAGCTCATGACGGCCGCCAAGTTCCTGCTCATGCGCTCTGTCATTGAAATCTGCCAGGAGGTGATTAAACAGTCCAACGTGCAGATTCTGGTGCCGCCGTCCCGCGGTGGAGACCTCAGCTTCCTGTCAAACGCCATGCACGCTGACGTGCCAAACGGCGCTGTGTTTACTAACAGGAACATCCTCGATAATGACAATACAAGCGCTCCGCCACCtctgagcagcagcagcagctcccaCCCAGTCGGCCTCCCTGTGTCCACTTCAGCCTTCACCACAAACCCGGTAAACGGCGAGGCCTCTCCAACCTCCAAGCGTGCCAGAGGACGGCCCAAGAAAGAAGATCCGCCAGCGCCCGGCGTGTACAATAGCGGTACGACTGACGACAATGAAGGTCCTTTTTCTGCTGGCATTTGTGGTAAAATGTTGAGCGAAAATGATGTGCAGCTGAGAAACCACCAGCAGGCCCAGCATGGGTCCGTGGGCGCAGGTGGAGAGTTAGTGTCCGTGGACACCACTGTAACGGCTCCACAGACTCAGAATTGCGTGCAGACGGACGGGAGCCGCAAACGGGAGAGGACGAGACGACATGTGGGCTGTGACCTGTGCGGGAAGGTGTTTAGAGACGTGTATCACCTCAATCGACACAAGTTGTCTCACTCCGGGGAGAAGCCGTACGCGTGTCCTGTGTGCGGCCTGCGGTTCAAGCGCAAGGACAGAATGTCTTACCATGTGCGCTCTCACGATGGAGCCGTGGGCAAACCGTACGTGTGCCAGAACTGCGGAAAAGGCTTCTCCAG GCCAGACCACCTTAATGGACACATCAAGCAAGTGCACACTACAGAGAGACCTCATAAATGTcag ATTTGTAATGCGTCATTTGCAACACGAGACCGGTTGAGGTCTCACCTGGCCTGCCACGAGGATAAAATCCCATGCCAAGTGTGCGGCAAGTTTTTAAGGGCTGCTTATATGACAGACCACCTGAAAAAACACAGCGAAGGACCTCACAACTACTGCAGCATATGCAATAAAG GTTTTTCCACTGCATCCTACCTAAAGGTACATGTAAAAACACACCACGGCTCGTCCATGCTCCCTTCCTCCGCAGCTCACCAGTTCCTAGAGCCGCGTGACAACGGGCCGCAGATGCACAACGGCGCTCCCTACCACTTAGGACGCCAATGCGCAGTGGAAG ACCTTTGCACCAGTCGCCGGATTCTGATGCCCTTTCCTGAGGCAGAGGGGTGTTTTCGGGGGTTTTCAGGGCCTGCAATTCTCGCTCAACCGGGCCATCCTGCCCTCGGTGTACAACCTGAGCTGTGGGAGCGGCACTGTGGCGGAGTACCAGGCCTCCCACTGCATGCACCTCTCGCAG ACGGGCAGGAAAATGCTGGGAAATGCCCCCATCAGGATTCTGAAGGTTCAGATGCTGCATTTGGGGACCTTTCTAATGGAACAGAGCTCAAATTGGAGCAGAAGGCTGAAGACAAGGAGCTTGAGGTGACCTCGTTGATCTTCAACGGTGATACCGATGGCACAGCAACCACACCTTGCGGCTCCAAACAGAAGACAGATATGGAGAAGAAGTTTGCTTGTGACCAATGTGGCCAGACTTTCCGCACTAAATCCTACCTCAACAAGCACCAGCACCGGGTGCACAAGAAGCCCAGCGGTACAGTATCCAGTCTCGGAGATCTGGGTTCTCCGTTCTCCCCACAGCAGAATATGTCGCTGCTTGAGTCATTTGGTTTCCAGATTGTCCAGTCAGCTTTTGCCTCATCACTTGTGGACACTGAGGTAGGGAGCAATGCTGTAGGCTTAGGGGACAAGTGA
- the slc2a11a gene encoding solute carrier family 2, facilitated glucose transporter member 11 isoform X3 has translation MVISTAVGGTLQYGYNLAIMNAPTVYIQNFVNETVQNRWGIQLEVYQVTLIWTLIVSVLSLGGLTGALLAGPMSIHFGRKKTMLLNNIFLMSSALLAVTSRKAQSFEMIIISRYLVGINVGVSMNVQPMYFGESAPKHLRGAVALSSSVFTAFGLVLGQVVSLRELLGCESCWQYLLASNAVPGFIQLLTLPWFPESPRYLLIDRGDKDACLKALHRLRGCKVQKEELDEMLQEQAESEGRRAQRPWELFSDRTVRWQLISVAVISSAMQLCGNDSIYFYASYIFQEAGISAEHTQYATIGTGTCEFTACILCNLLIERMGRRLLLMGGYVLMTGWAIVFTVALSFQHVLPWMPYLSMVCVFTYILSFGIGPAGVTGILPTEIFNQAARPAAYMIAGSLMWLNLFIIGTLFPFIVKGLGHFCFIPFGVVCLFTALYIGLVLPETKGKTLPMITSEFHRLNFHKKEKTSLKCKDFHYQVGKVHHSTAL, from the exons ATGGTAATTTCTACTGCAGTTGGTGGAACGTTACAATACGGATACAACCTCGCCATTATGAATGCCCCTACTGTT TATATTCAGAACTTTGTAAATGAGACAGTTCAAAACCGCTGGGGAATACAATTAGAGGTGTATCAGGTCACATTGATCTGGACTCTCATAGTGTCAGTTCTCTCATTGGGTGGTCTTACAGGGGCTCTGTTGGCTGGGCCCATGTCCATCCATTTTGGAAG GAAGAAAACAATGCTGCTGAACAACATTTTTCTAATGTCCAGCGCACTGCTGGCTGTGACAAGCCGTAAAGCTCAGTCTTTTGAGATGATCATCATCTCCAGATATCTGGTTGGCATCAACGTGG GGGTCAGTATGAATGTGCAGCCAATGTATTTTGGTGAAAGTGCACCAAAACACTTACGTGGTGCTGTGGCCCTGTCCTCTTCTGTCTTCACTGCTTTTGGGTTGGTGCTAGGACAAGTCGTAAGTTTGAG ggAGTTGTTGGGTTGTGAATCATGTTGGCAGTATTTGCTAGCCAGTAATGCTGTGCCAGGTTTCATTCAGCTCCTCACATTGCCCTGGTTCCCAGAAAGCCCTCGGTACCTTCTCATTGATCGTGGAGACAAGGATGCCTGCTTAAAGG CACTACATCGGTTGCGAGGCTGCAAGGTGCAGAAAGAGGAGTTGGATGAAATGCTGCAAGAGCAGGCTGAATCTGAAGGCAGGCGAGCTCAGCGGCCCTGGGAGCTTTTCAGTGATCGTACTGTTCGCTGGCAACTCATTTCAGTTGCAGTCATAAGCAGTGCCATGCAGTTGTGTGGTAATGATTCA ATTTACTTCTATGCTTCTTACATATTTCAAGAGGCAGGAATATCAGCTGAACACACCCAGTATGCGACCATTGGCACTGGCACATGTGAATTCACTGCCTGTATTCTGTGT aACCTGTTGATAGAACGGATGGGCAGAAGGCTGCTTTTAATGGGAGGTTATGTGCTCATGACTGGCTGGGCTATAGTATTCACCGTGGCTCTTTCATTTCAG CATGTATTACCCTGGATGCCTTACCTGAGCATGGTCTGTGTGTTCACCTATATCCTCAGTTTTGGGATTGGACCAG CGGGGGTGACTGGAATTCTCCCTACTGAGATTTTTAACCAGGCAGCTCGCCCTGCTGCCTACATGATTGCGGGTTCTCTGATGTGGCTTAATCTCTTTATTATTGGAACATTATTTCCATTCATTGTG AAAGGACTGGGTCACTTCTGCTTTATACCATTTGGTGTTGTCTGTCTTTTTACTGCTCTCTATATTGGATTGGTTCTGCCTGAAACTAAAGGAAAAACACTACCTATGATCACAAGTGAATTCCATAGGCTTAACTTCCACAAAAAAGAGAAGACAAGTCTAAAGTGCAAAGACTTTCATTACCAAGTAGGCAAAGTCCACCACTCAACTGCCCTCTAA
- the slc2a11a gene encoding solute carrier family 2, facilitated glucose transporter member 11 isoform X1: protein MTSHRKKDTTSQQPKGTAHTLVLMVISTAVGGTLQYGYNLAIMNAPTVYIQNFVNETVQNRWGIQLEVYQVTLIWTLIVSVLSLGGLTGALLAGPMSIHFGRKKTMLLNNIFLMSSALLAVTSRKAQSFEMIIISRYLVGINVGVSMNVQPMYFGESAPKHLRGAVALSSSVFTAFGLVLGQVVSLRELLGCESCWQYLLASNAVPGFIQLLTLPWFPESPRYLLIDRGDKDACLKALHRLRGCKVQKEELDEMLQEQAESEGRRAQRPWELFSDRTVRWQLISVAVISSAMQLCGNDSIYFYASYIFQEAGISAEHTQYATIGTGTCEFTACILCNLLIERMGRRLLLMGGYVLMTGWAIVFTVALSFQHVLPWMPYLSMVCVFTYILSFGIGPAGVTGILPTEIFNQAARPAAYMIAGSLMWLNLFIIGTLFPFIVKGLGHFCFIPFGVVCLFTALYIGLVLPETKGKTLPMITSEFHRLNFHKKEKTSLKCKDFHYQVGKVHHSTAL, encoded by the exons ATGACCTCACACAGGAAGAAAGACACCACTTCTCAGCAACCAAAG GGCACCGCTCACACTTTGGTCTTAATGGTAATTTCTACTGCAGTTGGTGGAACGTTACAATACGGATACAACCTCGCCATTATGAATGCCCCTACTGTT TATATTCAGAACTTTGTAAATGAGACAGTTCAAAACCGCTGGGGAATACAATTAGAGGTGTATCAGGTCACATTGATCTGGACTCTCATAGTGTCAGTTCTCTCATTGGGTGGTCTTACAGGGGCTCTGTTGGCTGGGCCCATGTCCATCCATTTTGGAAG GAAGAAAACAATGCTGCTGAACAACATTTTTCTAATGTCCAGCGCACTGCTGGCTGTGACAAGCCGTAAAGCTCAGTCTTTTGAGATGATCATCATCTCCAGATATCTGGTTGGCATCAACGTGG GGGTCAGTATGAATGTGCAGCCAATGTATTTTGGTGAAAGTGCACCAAAACACTTACGTGGTGCTGTGGCCCTGTCCTCTTCTGTCTTCACTGCTTTTGGGTTGGTGCTAGGACAAGTCGTAAGTTTGAG ggAGTTGTTGGGTTGTGAATCATGTTGGCAGTATTTGCTAGCCAGTAATGCTGTGCCAGGTTTCATTCAGCTCCTCACATTGCCCTGGTTCCCAGAAAGCCCTCGGTACCTTCTCATTGATCGTGGAGACAAGGATGCCTGCTTAAAGG CACTACATCGGTTGCGAGGCTGCAAGGTGCAGAAAGAGGAGTTGGATGAAATGCTGCAAGAGCAGGCTGAATCTGAAGGCAGGCGAGCTCAGCGGCCCTGGGAGCTTTTCAGTGATCGTACTGTTCGCTGGCAACTCATTTCAGTTGCAGTCATAAGCAGTGCCATGCAGTTGTGTGGTAATGATTCA ATTTACTTCTATGCTTCTTACATATTTCAAGAGGCAGGAATATCAGCTGAACACACCCAGTATGCGACCATTGGCACTGGCACATGTGAATTCACTGCCTGTATTCTGTGT aACCTGTTGATAGAACGGATGGGCAGAAGGCTGCTTTTAATGGGAGGTTATGTGCTCATGACTGGCTGGGCTATAGTATTCACCGTGGCTCTTTCATTTCAG CATGTATTACCCTGGATGCCTTACCTGAGCATGGTCTGTGTGTTCACCTATATCCTCAGTTTTGGGATTGGACCAG CGGGGGTGACTGGAATTCTCCCTACTGAGATTTTTAACCAGGCAGCTCGCCCTGCTGCCTACATGATTGCGGGTTCTCTGATGTGGCTTAATCTCTTTATTATTGGAACATTATTTCCATTCATTGTG AAAGGACTGGGTCACTTCTGCTTTATACCATTTGGTGTTGTCTGTCTTTTTACTGCTCTCTATATTGGATTGGTTCTGCCTGAAACTAAAGGAAAAACACTACCTATGATCACAAGTGAATTCCATAGGCTTAACTTCCACAAAAAAGAGAAGACAAGTCTAAAGTGCAAAGACTTTCATTACCAAGTAGGCAAAGTCCACCACTCAACTGCCCTCTAA
- the slc2a11a gene encoding solute carrier family 2, facilitated glucose transporter member 11 isoform X2, which yields MIVLEGTAHTLVLMVISTAVGGTLQYGYNLAIMNAPTVYIQNFVNETVQNRWGIQLEVYQVTLIWTLIVSVLSLGGLTGALLAGPMSIHFGRKKTMLLNNIFLMSSALLAVTSRKAQSFEMIIISRYLVGINVGVSMNVQPMYFGESAPKHLRGAVALSSSVFTAFGLVLGQVVSLRELLGCESCWQYLLASNAVPGFIQLLTLPWFPESPRYLLIDRGDKDACLKALHRLRGCKVQKEELDEMLQEQAESEGRRAQRPWELFSDRTVRWQLISVAVISSAMQLCGNDSIYFYASYIFQEAGISAEHTQYATIGTGTCEFTACILCNLLIERMGRRLLLMGGYVLMTGWAIVFTVALSFQHVLPWMPYLSMVCVFTYILSFGIGPAGVTGILPTEIFNQAARPAAYMIAGSLMWLNLFIIGTLFPFIVKGLGHFCFIPFGVVCLFTALYIGLVLPETKGKTLPMITSEFHRLNFHKKEKTSLKCKDFHYQVGKVHHSTAL from the exons ATGATCGTGCTGGAG GGCACCGCTCACACTTTGGTCTTAATGGTAATTTCTACTGCAGTTGGTGGAACGTTACAATACGGATACAACCTCGCCATTATGAATGCCCCTACTGTT TATATTCAGAACTTTGTAAATGAGACAGTTCAAAACCGCTGGGGAATACAATTAGAGGTGTATCAGGTCACATTGATCTGGACTCTCATAGTGTCAGTTCTCTCATTGGGTGGTCTTACAGGGGCTCTGTTGGCTGGGCCCATGTCCATCCATTTTGGAAG GAAGAAAACAATGCTGCTGAACAACATTTTTCTAATGTCCAGCGCACTGCTGGCTGTGACAAGCCGTAAAGCTCAGTCTTTTGAGATGATCATCATCTCCAGATATCTGGTTGGCATCAACGTGG GGGTCAGTATGAATGTGCAGCCAATGTATTTTGGTGAAAGTGCACCAAAACACTTACGTGGTGCTGTGGCCCTGTCCTCTTCTGTCTTCACTGCTTTTGGGTTGGTGCTAGGACAAGTCGTAAGTTTGAG ggAGTTGTTGGGTTGTGAATCATGTTGGCAGTATTTGCTAGCCAGTAATGCTGTGCCAGGTTTCATTCAGCTCCTCACATTGCCCTGGTTCCCAGAAAGCCCTCGGTACCTTCTCATTGATCGTGGAGACAAGGATGCCTGCTTAAAGG CACTACATCGGTTGCGAGGCTGCAAGGTGCAGAAAGAGGAGTTGGATGAAATGCTGCAAGAGCAGGCTGAATCTGAAGGCAGGCGAGCTCAGCGGCCCTGGGAGCTTTTCAGTGATCGTACTGTTCGCTGGCAACTCATTTCAGTTGCAGTCATAAGCAGTGCCATGCAGTTGTGTGGTAATGATTCA ATTTACTTCTATGCTTCTTACATATTTCAAGAGGCAGGAATATCAGCTGAACACACCCAGTATGCGACCATTGGCACTGGCACATGTGAATTCACTGCCTGTATTCTGTGT aACCTGTTGATAGAACGGATGGGCAGAAGGCTGCTTTTAATGGGAGGTTATGTGCTCATGACTGGCTGGGCTATAGTATTCACCGTGGCTCTTTCATTTCAG CATGTATTACCCTGGATGCCTTACCTGAGCATGGTCTGTGTGTTCACCTATATCCTCAGTTTTGGGATTGGACCAG CGGGGGTGACTGGAATTCTCCCTACTGAGATTTTTAACCAGGCAGCTCGCCCTGCTGCCTACATGATTGCGGGTTCTCTGATGTGGCTTAATCTCTTTATTATTGGAACATTATTTCCATTCATTGTG AAAGGACTGGGTCACTTCTGCTTTATACCATTTGGTGTTGTCTGTCTTTTTACTGCTCTCTATATTGGATTGGTTCTGCCTGAAACTAAAGGAAAAACACTACCTATGATCACAAGTGAATTCCATAGGCTTAACTTCCACAAAAAAGAGAAGACAAGTCTAAAGTGCAAAGACTTTCATTACCAAGTAGGCAAAGTCCACCACTCAACTGCCCTCTAA